In Terriglobia bacterium, a single genomic region encodes these proteins:
- a CDS encoding helix-turn-helix transcriptional regulator: protein MSNLRKQFGQRVRHIREELGKTQEEFAETVGMSVDFLSLIERGRNAPSFEKLALMAKGLRVPVAYFFTFDASPSSSARRKRKGPL, encoded by the coding sequence TTGAGCAATCTGCGAAAGCAATTCGGTCAGCGGGTCCGGCATATCCGCGAGGAGCTTGGCAAGACACAAGAGGAGTTCGCCGAAACTGTGGGGATGTCAGTTGACTTTCTCAGCTTGATCGAGCGCGGAAGAAATGCGCCCTCTTTCGAAAAGCTGGCGCTCATGGCTAAAGGCTTAAGGGTCCCAGTTGCTTATTTCTTTACCTTCGATGCTAGTCCGAGTTCTTCGGCCAGAAGAAAACGAAAAGGCCCACTTTAG
- a CDS encoding RNA polymerase sigma factor — protein MSKTNGQRVTVSEEPAVADFQASDEVLLAHICDGDDEALTLLFRRYARLVRAVAYRVLRDTSEADDLVQDIFLLVHRKCTTFDSGKSPARFWILQMTYHRAISRRRYLESRYFYTQVNLEDASTELPNPSTTTRGYADSIDGVLGNGGLERMFQGLSENQRQTLQLHFLEGYSLDEIATELGQSRGNVKHHYFRGLEKLRKHIFGSKIRSDCAV, from the coding sequence ATGTCCAAAACGAATGGACAGAGGGTCACTGTTTCCGAAGAACCTGCGGTAGCAGATTTCCAAGCTTCCGACGAAGTCTTGTTGGCTCATATCTGCGATGGTGACGACGAAGCTCTGACTCTCCTATTTCGCAGATATGCTCGTCTCGTGCGTGCAGTAGCTTATCGAGTCCTGCGAGACACCTCCGAGGCAGATGACCTGGTCCAAGACATATTCCTTCTGGTTCACCGCAAATGCACAACTTTCGACAGTGGCAAGAGCCCGGCACGATTCTGGATTCTCCAGATGACCTACCATCGCGCCATCTCCCGTCGACGGTATCTGGAATCTCGTTACTTCTATACCCAGGTCAATCTGGAGGACGCGTCGACGGAATTGCCAAACCCTAGTACGACAACCAGGGGATATGCGGACTCGATTGATGGCGTATTGGGAAATGGAGGCTTGGAGCGGATGTTTCAAGGACTCTCCGAGAACCAGCGCCAAACGTTGCAACTTCATTTCCTCGAAGGCTATTCGCTCGACGAGATCGCTACAGAGTTGGGCCAATCCCGGGGAAATGTGAAGCATCACTATTTCCGTGGTCTGGAGAAGCTGAGAAAACACATTTTTGGCAGTAAAATTCGGAGCGATTGCGCAGTATGA
- a CDS encoding PAS domain S-box protein, which translates to MQRADSLSSEASPRRLSLPGWRVFSIILSAVLVVLLLTLFGNKLQHLELASLVLIAVVAALFVVILFHTRFLLRAREQHVASDERFQQMANNIQEVFWMMDAQTKKALYVNEAYEAITGYSCQSAQENPSSYEDLIHPEDRVRVLARLDEATQSGQFSEKFRIVCAGGEIRWVSVSGFPVRDAGGRISRLVGTAQEITAQHQAEEQVAKNLTLAESAWAEADALRKATLALTQDLRMDYVLDTLLQSLAELIPYEYARVLLLEDDTRIFVAREKGRELSNYPMTLDAADFPLLGRIMTSQDSILLPDTQEEKDWQAFKGQADIRSWLCVPLVASRRILGFLSIGHSQPNSFTREHVRRAQLLAIPAAAAIQNARLYECAEIYGAELEKRVEDLRQTQRALEQSEEGRRVSEDKFQKVFRSSPIPFSITTFNEGRFLDVNAAFERRYGYSRIEVIGHTVHELRIWEDSSDRQQMTTQLQHGGPIRNVITRLRTKSGEIKLTAYSADRIQFDGQSCILAVSEDVPQFEPRQTN; encoded by the coding sequence ATGCAGCGAGCTGACTCTCTCAGCAGCGAAGCCTCTCCCAGACGGCTATCCCTTCCAGGGTGGCGAGTCTTTTCGATCATTCTCTCCGCAGTCTTAGTCGTTTTGCTCCTGACGCTCTTTGGAAACAAGCTGCAGCACTTGGAACTGGCTTCCCTCGTGCTAATTGCGGTGGTAGCCGCTCTCTTCGTTGTGATCCTCTTCCATACGAGATTCCTGCTCCGCGCGCGTGAACAGCACGTCGCAAGCGACGAACGCTTCCAACAGATGGCGAATAACATCCAGGAAGTCTTCTGGATGATGGATGCACAGACCAAGAAAGCCCTTTACGTTAACGAAGCTTACGAAGCGATCACTGGGTATTCGTGCCAGTCCGCTCAAGAGAACCCGTCTTCGTACGAAGACCTCATCCATCCTGAGGACCGCGTTCGAGTGCTCGCGAGACTGGACGAAGCAACCCAATCTGGTCAGTTCAGTGAGAAATTCCGGATCGTGTGCGCCGGTGGCGAAATCCGTTGGGTCTCGGTAAGCGGTTTTCCCGTACGCGATGCCGGCGGCAGAATTAGTCGACTCGTCGGGACTGCGCAAGAAATCACTGCCCAGCATCAGGCAGAAGAACAGGTAGCTAAGAACCTGACGTTGGCCGAATCCGCGTGGGCAGAAGCGGACGCACTGCGCAAGGCGACTCTGGCGCTCACCCAAGATCTCCGCATGGACTACGTTCTCGACACCTTGCTCCAGTCCTTGGCGGAATTGATTCCGTATGAATACGCACGTGTACTACTTCTGGAAGACGATACACGTATCTTCGTAGCGCGAGAAAAGGGGAGGGAACTTTCCAATTATCCTATGACTCTCGATGCTGCCGACTTTCCGCTCTTAGGTCGCATCATGACAAGTCAAGACAGCATTTTGCTCCCGGACACCCAGGAAGAAAAAGACTGGCAGGCATTCAAGGGACAGGCTGATATACGCTCGTGGCTCTGTGTCCCACTGGTCGCATCGCGACGGATTCTGGGATTTCTGTCGATTGGTCACTCCCAGCCAAACAGCTTCACCCGCGAACATGTCCGGCGGGCGCAATTGCTGGCGATCCCAGCTGCTGCAGCGATCCAAAATGCCCGCCTCTATGAGTGCGCCGAGATCTATGGGGCAGAGCTCGAAAAGCGTGTGGAGGATCTTCGTCAGACTCAGAGAGCGCTTGAACAATCGGAAGAGGGTCGCAGAGTTTCTGAAGATAAATTCCAGAAAGTATTCCGTTCAAGCCCCATCCCATTCTCCATCACCACTTTCAACGAAGGCCGGTTCCTTGATGTGAATGCCGCTTTCGAGCGCCGCTATGGCTACTCCCGCATAGAAGTCATCGGCCATACCGTCCATGAGCTTAGGATTTGGGAAGATTCTTCAGACCGCCAGCAAATGACGACGCAACTCCAACATGGTGGTCCGATTCGCAACGTGATCACGCGTCTTCGAACCAAGTCTGGTGAAATCAAACTCACCGCCTATTCCGCGGACAGAATTCAGTTTGACGGGCAATCATGCATCCTTGCCGTTTCAGAAGATGTGCCTCAATTCGAGCCGCGTCAGACCAATTGA
- a CDS encoding TonB-dependent receptor, whose translation MRLGQTVCLAAVACVVFLVLPLFAQSPNGTINGIVLDPVGRAIAGADIVIVNDVTAVKYFSRTNGEGIYVVPNLPPGPYRLQVSKVGFKTLIKPDIVLNVQDALSITFTLPIGAVSEAVTVEGGAPLVNTESAAVSTVVDRQFAENLPMSGRSFQSLIQLTPGVVPTASNSQDSGQFSINGQRAASNYWMVDGVSANIGIGANSTGSPGNGLGGSLGSFSALGGTNSLVSVDAMQEFRIQTSTYAPEFGRTPGGQISIVTRSGANQFHGTVFDYFRNDILDANNWFANSVGQPKPQERQNDFGGTFSGPLLKEKTFFFFSYEGLRLRLPQTTLTNVPDLAARQNAIPVMQPFLNAFPIDPGQPDNLATGVAQFSRSYSNPATLDAYSIRIDHKLNDKLSLFGRYNYSPSSIIQRGAGNSSLNTLNATDLTTQTATAGASWAISSALVNDLRFNYSRTTAAGNFSQDDFGGAIPLSDLPIPAPFNSDNAFFTLAIFNLGIGSNIDVGQITRNAQRQINIVDSLGLQKGAHSLKFGMDYRRLSPEFAPRLYQQFPGFLNVLSAEQGNLFFSSTFSNLGASFLFRNLGIYGQDTWRMNPRLTLTYGLRWDMDFVPQSLSGPSFAAVTGFNLNDLSQLALAPAGATPYKTTYGNVAPRVGVAYQIFQNQNYQTVLRGGFGVFYDLASSGMGNQISLGAYPFGATNGPIFGGTYPLTPAAAAAPVVTPPSATSGNLFATDPDLQLPYTLEWNVALEQSLGQQQAFSASYIGAAGRRLLQSLAARTPSFSAVQLITNAGTSDYSAFQAQFHRRLSRGLQALVSYTWSHSIDTGSASSTALVSNAVIPGAISSNRASSDFDIRHAFTAGITYAIPAPKINAFTTAILGGWSVQSVIQARSAPPVNISDLNFSGLPLNGGIFADVRPDLVPGQPLYLYGEECALVHQAAGNLAPGASCPGGMGFNPNAFTDPPIDPATGNPRQGNVPRNFLRGFGTTQWDFAVHRTFAIRDPLKLEFRAEMFNVLNHPNFAPPSGGWPFGFGVSRQTLGQYLNGGSTNISNAGGGAFNPLYQIGGPRSIQLALKLQF comes from the coding sequence GTGCGCCTGGGTCAAACTGTGTGTCTTGCTGCTGTCGCTTGCGTGGTATTCCTTGTCCTCCCCCTCTTTGCGCAATCCCCGAATGGGACCATTAATGGCATCGTCCTTGATCCCGTCGGCAGGGCCATTGCCGGCGCAGACATCGTAATTGTGAACGATGTCACTGCCGTGAAGTATTTCAGTAGGACAAATGGCGAAGGAATCTATGTTGTGCCGAACCTGCCCCCAGGTCCATATCGGCTGCAGGTTTCGAAGGTAGGATTCAAGACACTGATCAAGCCGGACATCGTTCTCAACGTTCAGGATGCCTTGTCGATCACTTTTACACTTCCGATCGGTGCTGTTTCGGAGGCTGTGACGGTAGAGGGCGGTGCTCCCCTGGTGAATACCGAGTCGGCAGCGGTGAGCACCGTCGTCGACCGTCAGTTCGCTGAGAACCTGCCTATGAGCGGTCGAAGCTTTCAATCACTGATCCAACTGACGCCCGGGGTGGTGCCGACCGCAAGCAACTCTCAGGATTCGGGCCAGTTCAGCATCAACGGACAGCGCGCAGCTTCCAATTACTGGATGGTGGATGGCGTGAGCGCAAACATTGGGATCGGAGCGAATTCCACTGGAAGTCCCGGCAATGGGCTGGGAGGTTCGCTCGGATCGTTCAGCGCTCTAGGCGGCACCAACAGCCTCGTTTCTGTTGATGCCATGCAGGAATTCCGTATCCAGACCTCCACGTATGCTCCCGAATTCGGCCGCACTCCAGGGGGACAGATCTCTATCGTTACACGTTCCGGCGCCAATCAATTTCACGGCACTGTGTTCGATTACTTCAGGAATGACATCCTGGACGCGAACAACTGGTTCGCCAACAGCGTCGGCCAACCGAAACCGCAGGAGCGTCAGAATGATTTCGGAGGAACATTCAGCGGGCCACTCTTGAAGGAAAAGACATTTTTCTTTTTCTCCTATGAGGGGCTTCGTCTGCGCCTTCCACAGACGACACTGACCAACGTCCCGGATCTCGCTGCCCGCCAAAACGCCATCCCGGTAATGCAGCCGTTCTTAAATGCATTTCCCATCGATCCCGGTCAGCCTGACAACCTGGCGACGGGTGTGGCCCAATTCAGTCGCAGCTACTCGAATCCCGCAACACTCGATGCCTATAGCATTCGAATCGATCACAAACTCAACGATAAGCTCAGCTTGTTTGGTCGATACAACTACTCGCCTTCCAGCATCATTCAGCGTGGGGCTGGAAACTCTTCGCTTAACACGCTGAACGCGACAGACCTTACTACACAAACCGCAACAGCGGGAGCCAGTTGGGCGATATCGTCCGCGCTGGTTAATGATTTAAGGTTTAACTACAGCAGGACAACTGCAGCGGGAAATTTTTCCCAAGATGATTTTGGAGGTGCCATACCCCTCTCAGACCTGCCAATTCCCGCTCCATTTAATTCCGATAACGCATTCTTTACTCTGGCGATATTCAACTTGGGTATAGGAAGCAACATTGATGTAGGCCAAATCACGCGGAACGCGCAGCGGCAAATAAATATCGTCGATAGTCTAGGTTTGCAGAAGGGTGCTCACAGCCTGAAATTCGGGATGGATTATCGTCGATTGTCACCGGAATTCGCCCCGCGACTGTATCAGCAATTCCCGGGCTTTCTGAACGTGCTTTCCGCAGAACAAGGGAATCTGTTTTTCAGTAGCACGTTCTCCAATCTCGGCGCCAGCTTCCTGTTTCGCAATCTCGGAATTTACGGCCAAGACACCTGGAGGATGAATCCGCGCCTGACACTCACCTACGGTCTTCGCTGGGACATGGACTTTGTCCCGCAATCGCTCAGCGGTCCTAGCTTTGCAGCAGTCACTGGTTTCAACCTCAACGATCTGTCGCAGTTGGCCCTGGCTCCAGCCGGGGCAACGCCTTACAAGACCACTTACGGCAACGTCGCACCGCGTGTTGGTGTTGCCTACCAGATTTTCCAGAACCAAAACTATCAGACGGTCTTGCGGGGAGGCTTTGGCGTTTTTTACGACCTCGCCAGCTCGGGAATGGGTAACCAGATATCCCTCGGAGCCTATCCGTTCGGTGCCACGAATGGTCCAATCTTTGGTGGCACGTACCCATTGACTCCTGCGGCGGCAGCCGCACCGGTGGTGACCCCGCCGAGTGCGACGAGCGGGAATCTGTTTGCAACGGATCCTGATCTCCAATTGCCATACACCCTCGAATGGAATGTCGCGCTGGAACAATCTCTAGGACAGCAACAAGCGTTCTCCGCGTCCTACATCGGTGCTGCTGGCCGACGGCTTTTGCAGTCACTCGCCGCACGAACGCCGTCCTTCTCTGCGGTGCAACTGATTACTAATGCCGGAACTTCCGACTACAGTGCGTTCCAAGCGCAATTCCATCGGCGATTGTCTCGTGGTCTGCAGGCACTGGTTTCCTACACCTGGTCGCACTCAATCGACACGGGTTCAGCAAGTTCAACCGCATTGGTGTCGAATGCTGTGATCCCAGGAGCTATCTCATCGAATCGGGCCTCCTCCGATTTTGACATCCGTCATGCGTTCACAGCAGGGATCACTTATGCCATTCCGGCTCCAAAAATCAATGCATTCACGACCGCAATTCTTGGCGGCTGGTCCGTCCAAAGCGTTATTCAAGCCAGATCTGCTCCGCCGGTAAACATCTCCGACCTCAATTTCTCCGGCCTCCCCCTCAACGGCGGCATTTTCGCAGACGTTCGGCCCGATCTCGTTCCAGGTCAGCCACTCTACTTGTACGGAGAGGAATGTGCGTTAGTGCATCAAGCAGCTGGCAATCTCGCACCGGGAGCCTCCTGCCCAGGCGGAATGGGATTCAATCCAAACGCGTTCACCGATCCACCCATCGATCCGGCTACAGGAAATCCTCGCCAAGGCAACGTGCCTAGGAATTTCTTGAGAGGCTTCGGAACGACGCAGTGGGATTTCGCCGTCCATCGCACATTTGCAATTCGCGATCCCCTCAAATTGGAGTTCCGCGCGGAGATGTTCAACGTGCTGAACCATCCCAATTTTGCGCCTCCCAGTGGAGGATGGCCTTTCGGCTTTGGCGTTTCAAGACAGACGCTGGGCCAGTACTTGAATGGGGGAAGCACCAATATCTCCAATGCAGGTGGCGGGGCGTTCAATCCTCTCTACCAAATCGGCGGTCCGCGCTCCATTCAATTGGCGTTGAAACTTCAATTCTGA
- a CDS encoding DUF2513 domain-containing protein, producing the protein MKRDMDLLRTVLLEVEKLPFDGGVHEIDVSGRSTEEVHYHIMLAHEFEL; encoded by the coding sequence ATGAAACGTGACATGGATTTACTACGCACGGTCCTACTGGAGGTGGAGAAGCTACCGTTCGATGGCGGTGTTCACGAAATTGATGTTTCTGGACGTTCGACCGAAGAAGTTCATTACCACATCATGCTTGCGCACGAGTTCGAATTATAA
- a CDS encoding zf-HC2 domain-containing protein, producing the protein MSYIEPHDEFLELCAVATSGQLTDEEQKKLREHLAACSSCREAMQQYEAVVEHAIPVIAAKETSDLGESGSDWSLDEAEAALFARIGREEKSPKQVGEDRAQTKRPGDTRRVFPFAGTATWRGVWTLYAAGILLSVALGICAYLVGIHRGVTTAQFVPPSAHKPVALEERLSDAGHDREVARVQIEQRDRQIAALGRQLEQQSLEMGQMRATQARLAQDLSAGDAGKQDLIQQRTELAQKFDAAQANAQALQRKLDSLALQSSQDVTRGKALEAKVNDLTQQLHERDAAIDQQQQLLAHDRDIRELMGARDLYIAEVYDVARTGVTQKPYGRVFYTKGKSLIFYAYDLDQTGLKNASTFQAWGRRGPDQKQALNLGIFYIDSVSKKRWVLKFDDPKALAQIDAVFVTVEPNGGSHKPSGKSLLFAYLKVDPNHP; encoded by the coding sequence TTGTCTTACATCGAACCCCATGACGAGTTCCTCGAGCTCTGTGCTGTTGCAACCTCAGGCCAGCTAACTGACGAGGAACAGAAGAAGCTGCGGGAGCACCTCGCTGCCTGTTCGTCGTGTCGGGAAGCAATGCAACAGTACGAAGCCGTTGTTGAGCATGCGATTCCGGTTATTGCAGCAAAGGAAACGTCCGATCTTGGGGAGTCGGGTAGTGATTGGTCCTTGGATGAGGCAGAGGCTGCCCTTTTCGCTCGAATCGGGCGCGAAGAGAAATCGCCAAAGCAGGTGGGCGAGGACCGAGCGCAAACCAAGCGTCCTGGTGACACTCGTCGAGTTTTTCCTTTTGCTGGTACTGCGACCTGGCGCGGTGTATGGACTCTGTATGCCGCAGGAATTCTGCTCTCGGTTGCGCTCGGGATCTGCGCTTATCTGGTCGGCATACACCGTGGCGTAACTACTGCCCAGTTTGTACCTCCCTCTGCACACAAACCGGTTGCACTGGAAGAGCGGTTAAGTGATGCCGGCCATGATCGCGAAGTGGCGCGTGTCCAGATTGAACAACGAGATCGACAGATTGCGGCTCTCGGCCGGCAATTGGAACAACAGTCACTTGAGATGGGTCAGATGCGAGCGACGCAGGCCCGCCTTGCGCAGGATCTGAGTGCGGGAGACGCTGGCAAACAGGACCTCATTCAACAGCGGACCGAATTGGCGCAAAAGTTCGATGCGGCTCAGGCGAACGCTCAAGCCCTCCAGCGCAAACTTGATTCGCTCGCGCTGCAGTCGTCCCAAGACGTGACACGAGGAAAGGCGTTAGAGGCCAAGGTCAACGACCTAACGCAACAGCTGCATGAACGCGATGCTGCCATCGATCAGCAGCAGCAATTACTGGCGCACGACCGTGACATTCGTGAATTGATGGGTGCCCGTGATCTCTACATTGCCGAGGTCTATGACGTCGCCCGCACCGGCGTAACTCAGAAACCCTATGGCCGCGTCTTTTACACTAAGGGCAAGTCGCTGATCTTTTACGCCTACGATCTGGATCAAACGGGCTTGAAAAACGCCAGCACGTTTCAGGCTTGGGGCCGCCGTGGACCGGACCAGAAGCAAGCACTCAACCTCGGTATCTTTTATATAGACAGCGTCTCCAAGAAGCGCTGGGTCTTGAAGTTTGACGACCCCAAAGCGCTGGCGCAAATCGATGCTGTGTTTGTGACCGTGGAACCGAACGGCGGAAGCCATAAGCCCAGTGGCAAATCTCTCCTATTCGCTTATTTGAAAGTCGATCCAAACCATCCTTAG
- a CDS encoding ATP-binding protein, whose amino-acid sequence MTSEVPYQEQFLVVIPDTRARFVSGRWRPGKLDLALEANSSSHDLELQVIHVGSDTRSANYPVLVEPMVLEIPEDARELILFVVHKNGDLVCSHSLNGVYRSFGKFEDHVDDAAEYAQELQRGENEMREFKCFVAPRDKKEFELVKTVVAFANTDGGTLFLGVDDEGIPLGIAAARECFKKTHDPIDAQRARLKSLITESTKPVPSIVYKTAEVNGSPVVVAEVQKSASVCSTQDNRVYVRRGATSRLADPETELRSLLNTSSGFAFLNA is encoded by the coding sequence ATGACGAGCGAGGTGCCCTACCAAGAGCAATTCCTCGTTGTCATTCCCGACACCCGCGCGCGGTTCGTCTCGGGAAGGTGGCGTCCCGGAAAACTCGACCTCGCACTGGAGGCCAACAGTTCCTCGCACGATTTAGAACTCCAAGTCATTCATGTAGGTTCGGATACACGGAGTGCGAATTACCCTGTTCTAGTCGAACCCATGGTTCTCGAAATACCTGAAGATGCGCGTGAACTTATTCTGTTCGTGGTTCATAAGAACGGCGACCTCGTTTGTTCCCACTCCCTGAATGGGGTGTACCGATCCTTCGGCAAATTTGAAGATCACGTTGATGACGCTGCAGAATACGCGCAGGAGCTCCAACGCGGCGAAAACGAGATGCGGGAGTTCAAATGTTTTGTCGCTCCCAGGGATAAAAAGGAATTCGAACTGGTGAAGACTGTAGTCGCCTTCGCAAACACCGATGGCGGCACTCTGTTCTTGGGAGTAGATGACGAAGGAATTCCGCTCGGTATTGCCGCAGCCAGGGAATGTTTTAAGAAGACGCATGATCCCATAGACGCGCAACGAGCCCGCCTGAAGAGCTTAATCACCGAGAGCACAAAACCCGTTCCTTCGATCGTGTACAAGACGGCAGAAGTGAATGGCAGTCCGGTCGTAGTTGCGGAAGTGCAAAAGTCGGCGAGCGTGTGCTCGACACAGGACAATCGCGTTTACGTGAGGAGGGGCGCTACGAGCCGCCTGGCCGACCCAGAAACGGAATTGAGGTCATTACTCAATACTTCTTCTGGCTTCGCGTTTCTGAATGCGTAG